A single Hippocampus zosterae strain Florida chromosome 19, ASM2543408v3, whole genome shotgun sequence DNA region contains:
- the si:dkey-177p2.18 gene encoding phospholipase B1, membrane-associated isoform X1 yields MQHLDWDFPDFHFFLLHYLILTPPFFSLNNHLHYDYNPEETWYSSKTETTIFFSFQMHDTLNESNETLTIFIKFPTKLIKHWEISKNNGLLFLKRLSVWGGSAPYWSKPAANHLLWAEPCHESAELTRRRGAPLTDTAPTMGWLCVAVATCVLVSRCVKGDLWWWKYEEGIRHYSKEALNKEFPNKTRPVGFKHPAFQCPEMSPSPSAPSSVELVKAGDIKVVAALGDSLTTAIGANATTVLGIPIEFRHVSWSIGGYGSYEDVITLPNIIKLFNPNLLGAARGKTLHGMEADLGQTGLNLAVTGQNTFNLPGQTRHLIDTLRSFEGLNFEQDWKLLTILMGMNDICDYCKDKALFSPENFIHYMTVSLEMLMNEVPRMIVNVVQILPMQTLREVQKPTPGCLLQRSFCSCLIEPVARSAELRELVELNLEFQRRLEALLLADRFFRDDFAVVLQPFLKQADPPRLPVIHNNNPVTSSRTTSRFFSLTRLCRFSEQSGKIDMSFFTHDCFHFTIKGHEELAKGLWNNMFQPEGGKTVVSSFSDPITLVCPPMEHPYIFTRPPSATSGQYSRPHTRPVVLIYFLLSILVAFRRPGFW; encoded by the exons ATGCAACACTTGGACTGGGATTTTCCAGACTTTCATTTCTTCCTTCttcattatttaattttaacccccccatttttttctttgaacaatCACCTTCATTACGACTACAACCCTGAGGAAACTTGGTATTCAAGCAAAACTgaaaccacaatttttttttcttttcagatgcATGACACATTAAACGAATCAAATGAAACACTGACCATTTTTATTAAGTTTCCAACAAAATTAATAAAACATTGGGAAATATCAAAGAAtaatggattattatttttaaaaaggttgTCTGTGTGGGGAGGCAGTGCTCCTTATTGGTCCAAACCAGCTGCCAATCATCTCTTGTGGGCGGAGCCCTGTCACGAAAGTGCTGAACTGACTCGCCGCAGGGGTGCCCCACTGACAGACACCGCTCCTACTATGGGGTGGCTTTGCGTTGCTGTGGCAACGTGTGTGCTGGTGTCACGCTGTGTCAAAG GTGACCTCTGGTGGTGGAAATATGAAGAGGGAATACGGCACTACAGCAAAGAAGCACTCAATAAG GAGTTTCCAAACAAAACTCGTCCCGTCGGCTTCAAGCATCCAGCCTTCCAGTGTCCTGAAATGAGCCCCTCTCCTTCAGCCCCTTCCTCAG TGGAGTTGGTGAAGGCAGGTGATATCAAAGTGGTTGCCGCCCTGGGTGATTCTCTCACA ACGGCCATCGGTGCCAACGCTACCACCGTCCTGGGCATTCCAATCGAGTTCCGTCACGTTTCTTGGAG CATCGGAGGTTATGGCTCATATGAGGACGTCATTACTTTGCCCA acatCATCAAACTTTTCAATCCCAACCTGCTGGGTGCCGCCCGAGGCAAAACGCTTCACGGCATGGAGGCTGACCTGGGCCAAACGGGGCTCAACCTGGCCGTGACGGGACAGAACACCTT CAATCTCCCTGGTCAGACAAGACATTTGATTGACACGCTCAGAAGTTTTGag GGTTTAAACTTTGAACAAGACTGGAAGCTGCTGACCATCCTCATGGGCATGAACGACATCTGCGACTATTGCAAAGACAAG gcGCTCTTCTCTCCCGAGAACTTCATTCACTACATGACTGTCTCCTTGGAAATGCTCATGAATGAG gTTCCTCGCATGATCGTCAATGTGGTGCAGATCCTTCCCATGCAGACGCTCAGGGAGGTGCAAAAGCCCACGCCGGGCTGCCTTCTCCAGCG CTCCTTCTGCTCCTGTCTGATTGAACCGGTGGCCCGTTCTGCTGAGCTACGTGAGCTGGTGGAACTTAATCTGGAGTTTCAG AGAAGATTGGAAGCGTTGCTGCTCGCCGATCGCTTCTTCCGAGATGACTTTGCGGTGGTCTTGCAGCCATTTTTAAAACAGGCCGACCCTCCTCGCCTTCCCGTAATCCACAACAACAATCCTGTGACATCATCACGCACGACATCCCGTTTCTTCTCGCTCACTCGCTTGTGTCGTTTCTCCGAGCAGAGCGGCAAGATCGACATGAGCTTCTTCACCCACGACTGCTTCCACTTCACCATCAAAGGTCATGAGGAGCTGGCCAAGGGCCTCTGGAACAACATG TTTCAGCCAGAGGGAGGAAAGACGGTTGTGAGCAGTTTTTCAGACCCCATCACTCTCGTCTGTCCACCCATG GAGCATCCGTACATCTTTACTCGACCACCCTCCGCCACATCCGGTCAATATTCCAGACCCCACACCCGGCCAGTGGTGCTCATCTACTTCCTGCTGTCTATCCTCGTGGCGTTCAGGCGTCCTGGTTTTTGGTAG
- the si:dkey-177p2.18 gene encoding phospholipase B1, membrane-associated isoform X2: protein MQHLDWDFPDFHFFLLHYLILTPPFFSLNNHLHYDYNPEETWYSSKTETTIFFSFQMHDTLNESNETLTIFIKFPTKLIKHWEISKNNGLLFLKRLSVWGGSAPYWSKPAANHLLWAEPCHESAELTRRRGAPLTDTAPTMGWLCVAVATCVLVSRCVKGDLWWWKYEEGIRHYSKEALNKEFPNKTRPVGFKHPAFQCPEMSPSPSAPSSVELVKAGDIKVVAALGDSLTTAIGANATTVLGIPIEFRHVSWSIGGYGSYEDVITLPNIIKLFNPNLLGAARGKTLHGMEADLGQTGLNLAVTGQNTFNLPGQTRHLIDTLRSFEGLNFEQDWKLLTILMGMNDICDYCKDKALFSPENFIHYMTVSLEMLMNEVPRMIVNVVQILPMQTLREVQKPTPGCLLQRSFCSCLIEPVARSAELRELVELNLEFQRRLEALLLADRFFRDDFAVVLQPFLKQADPPRLPSGKIDMSFFTHDCFHFTIKGHEELAKGLWNNMFQPEGGKTVVSSFSDPITLVCPPMEHPYIFTRPPSATSGQYSRPHTRPVVLIYFLLSILVAFRRPGFW from the exons ATGCAACACTTGGACTGGGATTTTCCAGACTTTCATTTCTTCCTTCttcattatttaattttaacccccccatttttttctttgaacaatCACCTTCATTACGACTACAACCCTGAGGAAACTTGGTATTCAAGCAAAACTgaaaccacaatttttttttcttttcagatgcATGACACATTAAACGAATCAAATGAAACACTGACCATTTTTATTAAGTTTCCAACAAAATTAATAAAACATTGGGAAATATCAAAGAAtaatggattattatttttaaaaaggttgTCTGTGTGGGGAGGCAGTGCTCCTTATTGGTCCAAACCAGCTGCCAATCATCTCTTGTGGGCGGAGCCCTGTCACGAAAGTGCTGAACTGACTCGCCGCAGGGGTGCCCCACTGACAGACACCGCTCCTACTATGGGGTGGCTTTGCGTTGCTGTGGCAACGTGTGTGCTGGTGTCACGCTGTGTCAAAG GTGACCTCTGGTGGTGGAAATATGAAGAGGGAATACGGCACTACAGCAAAGAAGCACTCAATAAG GAGTTTCCAAACAAAACTCGTCCCGTCGGCTTCAAGCATCCAGCCTTCCAGTGTCCTGAAATGAGCCCCTCTCCTTCAGCCCCTTCCTCAG TGGAGTTGGTGAAGGCAGGTGATATCAAAGTGGTTGCCGCCCTGGGTGATTCTCTCACA ACGGCCATCGGTGCCAACGCTACCACCGTCCTGGGCATTCCAATCGAGTTCCGTCACGTTTCTTGGAG CATCGGAGGTTATGGCTCATATGAGGACGTCATTACTTTGCCCA acatCATCAAACTTTTCAATCCCAACCTGCTGGGTGCCGCCCGAGGCAAAACGCTTCACGGCATGGAGGCTGACCTGGGCCAAACGGGGCTCAACCTGGCCGTGACGGGACAGAACACCTT CAATCTCCCTGGTCAGACAAGACATTTGATTGACACGCTCAGAAGTTTTGag GGTTTAAACTTTGAACAAGACTGGAAGCTGCTGACCATCCTCATGGGCATGAACGACATCTGCGACTATTGCAAAGACAAG gcGCTCTTCTCTCCCGAGAACTTCATTCACTACATGACTGTCTCCTTGGAAATGCTCATGAATGAG gTTCCTCGCATGATCGTCAATGTGGTGCAGATCCTTCCCATGCAGACGCTCAGGGAGGTGCAAAAGCCCACGCCGGGCTGCCTTCTCCAGCG CTCCTTCTGCTCCTGTCTGATTGAACCGGTGGCCCGTTCTGCTGAGCTACGTGAGCTGGTGGAACTTAATCTGGAGTTTCAG AGAAGATTGGAAGCGTTGCTGCTCGCCGATCGCTTCTTCCGAGATGACTTTGCGGTGGTCTTGCAGCCATTTTTAAAACAGGCCGACCCTCCTCGCCTTCCC AGCGGCAAGATCGACATGAGCTTCTTCACCCACGACTGCTTCCACTTCACCATCAAAGGTCATGAGGAGCTGGCCAAGGGCCTCTGGAACAACATG TTTCAGCCAGAGGGAGGAAAGACGGTTGTGAGCAGTTTTTCAGACCCCATCACTCTCGTCTGTCCACCCATG GAGCATCCGTACATCTTTACTCGACCACCCTCCGCCACATCCGGTCAATATTCCAGACCCCACACCCGGCCAGTGGTGCTCATCTACTTCCTGCTGTCTATCCTCGTGGCGTTCAGGCGTCCTGGTTTTTGGTAG
- the si:dkey-177p2.18 gene encoding phospholipase B1, membrane-associated isoform X3 yields the protein MSPSPSAPSSVELVKAGDIKVVAALGDSLTTAIGANATTVLGIPIEFRHVSWSIGGYGSYEDVITLPNIIKLFNPNLLGAARGKTLHGMEADLGQTGLNLAVTGQNTFNLPGQTRHLIDTLRSFEGLNFEQDWKLLTILMGMNDICDYCKDKALFSPENFIHYMTVSLEMLMNEVPRMIVNVVQILPMQTLREVQKPTPGCLLQRSFCSCLIEPVARSAELRELVELNLEFQRRLEALLLADRFFRDDFAVVLQPFLKQADPPRLPVIHNNNPVTSSRTTSRFFSLTRLCRFSEQSGKIDMSFFTHDCFHFTIKGHEELAKGLWNNMFQPEGGKTVVSSFSDPITLVCPPMEHPYIFTRPPSATSGQYSRPHTRPVVLIYFLLSILVAFRRPGFW from the exons ATGAGCCCCTCTCCTTCAGCCCCTTCCTCAG TGGAGTTGGTGAAGGCAGGTGATATCAAAGTGGTTGCCGCCCTGGGTGATTCTCTCACA ACGGCCATCGGTGCCAACGCTACCACCGTCCTGGGCATTCCAATCGAGTTCCGTCACGTTTCTTGGAG CATCGGAGGTTATGGCTCATATGAGGACGTCATTACTTTGCCCA acatCATCAAACTTTTCAATCCCAACCTGCTGGGTGCCGCCCGAGGCAAAACGCTTCACGGCATGGAGGCTGACCTGGGCCAAACGGGGCTCAACCTGGCCGTGACGGGACAGAACACCTT CAATCTCCCTGGTCAGACAAGACATTTGATTGACACGCTCAGAAGTTTTGag GGTTTAAACTTTGAACAAGACTGGAAGCTGCTGACCATCCTCATGGGCATGAACGACATCTGCGACTATTGCAAAGACAAG gcGCTCTTCTCTCCCGAGAACTTCATTCACTACATGACTGTCTCCTTGGAAATGCTCATGAATGAG gTTCCTCGCATGATCGTCAATGTGGTGCAGATCCTTCCCATGCAGACGCTCAGGGAGGTGCAAAAGCCCACGCCGGGCTGCCTTCTCCAGCG CTCCTTCTGCTCCTGTCTGATTGAACCGGTGGCCCGTTCTGCTGAGCTACGTGAGCTGGTGGAACTTAATCTGGAGTTTCAG AGAAGATTGGAAGCGTTGCTGCTCGCCGATCGCTTCTTCCGAGATGACTTTGCGGTGGTCTTGCAGCCATTTTTAAAACAGGCCGACCCTCCTCGCCTTCCCGTAATCCACAACAACAATCCTGTGACATCATCACGCACGACATCCCGTTTCTTCTCGCTCACTCGCTTGTGTCGTTTCTCCGAGCAGAGCGGCAAGATCGACATGAGCTTCTTCACCCACGACTGCTTCCACTTCACCATCAAAGGTCATGAGGAGCTGGCCAAGGGCCTCTGGAACAACATG TTTCAGCCAGAGGGAGGAAAGACGGTTGTGAGCAGTTTTTCAGACCCCATCACTCTCGTCTGTCCACCCATG GAGCATCCGTACATCTTTACTCGACCACCCTCCGCCACATCCGGTCAATATTCCAGACCCCACACCCGGCCAGTGGTGCTCATCTACTTCCTGCTGTCTATCCTCGTGGCGTTCAGGCGTCCTGGTTTTTGGTAG